Proteins found in one Bremerella volcania genomic segment:
- a CDS encoding cation:proton antiporter → MTAETETVVVLLFVVASLVAIGARKFRLPYTVALILVGLALGGLQLLDAPQLTQNVLFLVFLPGLIFEAAFHIDFERLWRDHLAVLGLAIPGVAASIGITAALLVFASAEVPQLHGIGWALSLVFGAAVAATDPISVVSLFKEVGAPRRLRLLIEGESLLNDGTSIVFFTLVLALATGAPTSASRMVVDFGLVVGGGVAVGGVIGLLVSLMTRRIDDAMVEITLTTVAAYGSFLAAEKLGFSGVISAVAAGLICGNYGARTGMTPSTRVAVETFWEYAGFALNSLVFLLMGFQIRIDTLLAAWPIILIAYLVVTLARGLVVFGTTGLLTMTRARIPLSWSVILTWGGLRGALSMVLALSLPVDLPLRDVIVNAVFGVVLLTILVQGLTMTPLARWLGVIGGREKIVAYEVSRTRIQLANDVLSRIGQLRHSSRVDSQALDAIEAEYRQRLDEAHAELDQAEFDEVDRLREDVAQLRRRMLLIEKKEAIESRRHGSIGDEAFNQLLADINARFLELESAGLPGGNPIQDNATN, encoded by the coding sequence ATGACCGCTGAAACTGAAACCGTCGTGGTCCTGCTCTTTGTTGTCGCATCTTTGGTCGCGATCGGTGCACGTAAGTTTCGTTTGCCGTATACCGTGGCGCTGATTCTTGTGGGCCTTGCGTTGGGCGGATTACAGTTGCTCGATGCACCACAACTTACTCAGAATGTCTTGTTCCTGGTTTTCCTGCCCGGCCTAATCTTCGAGGCCGCCTTCCACATTGATTTCGAACGACTGTGGCGCGATCACCTGGCAGTCCTGGGTCTGGCAATCCCCGGTGTCGCGGCGTCGATCGGCATCACTGCTGCATTGCTGGTTTTTGCCAGCGCGGAAGTCCCTCAACTGCACGGGATCGGCTGGGCACTTTCCCTGGTGTTCGGCGCGGCGGTCGCGGCAACCGATCCGATTTCGGTCGTTTCGTTGTTCAAAGAAGTTGGTGCTCCCCGCAGACTGCGTTTGCTGATTGAAGGAGAAAGCCTGCTGAACGACGGCACGTCGATCGTGTTCTTTACTCTGGTCCTTGCACTGGCGACCGGCGCGCCCACGTCGGCGAGCCGGATGGTTGTCGATTTCGGCCTCGTCGTGGGTGGCGGCGTCGCCGTCGGCGGCGTCATCGGCTTGCTTGTTTCGCTCATGACAAGGAGGATTGATGATGCGATGGTCGAGATTACGCTCACCACGGTCGCGGCCTACGGATCATTCCTGGCGGCGGAGAAACTCGGATTTTCGGGTGTGATCAGTGCCGTCGCGGCGGGTCTGATCTGCGGAAACTATGGCGCGCGCACGGGAATGACTCCTTCCACACGGGTCGCCGTAGAAACCTTTTGGGAATACGCCGGTTTTGCCCTGAATTCATTGGTGTTCCTGCTGATGGGATTCCAGATCCGCATCGATACACTTTTGGCGGCTTGGCCGATTATCCTGATCGCCTATCTTGTCGTCACGCTCGCTCGCGGACTGGTTGTCTTTGGAACAACGGGGCTGCTCACAATGACTCGCGCCCGAATACCCCTATCGTGGAGCGTCATTCTCACTTGGGGCGGCTTGCGTGGCGCACTCTCGATGGTGCTGGCCCTGAGCCTGCCAGTGGACTTGCCGTTGCGCGACGTAATCGTGAATGCAGTGTTCGGCGTGGTACTTCTCACCATCCTCGTGCAAGGCTTGACAATGACGCCGCTCGCCCGCTGGCTCGGCGTGATTGGCGGACGCGAAAAAATTGTCGCATATGAAGTCTCCCGCACCCGCATTCAATTAGCCAATGACGTGCTTTCCAGGATCGGCCAACTACGGCACAGCAGCCGGGTTGATTCCCAAGCACTTGATGCGATCGAAGCCGAATATCGCCAACGATTGGATGAGGCACACGCCGAGCTCGACCAGGCGGAGTTCGACGAAGTAGATCGTCTCCGCGAGGACGTTGCCCAGTTGAGGCGTCGTATGCTCTTAATCGAGAAAAAAGAGGCGATCGAATCGCGACGACATGGATCGATCGGCGATGAGGCCTTTAACCAACTGCTTGCCGACATCAACGCCCGTTTCCTGGAATTGGAATCCGCCGGATTGCCAGGCGGCAACCCAATCCAGGATAATGCGACCAATTGA
- a CDS encoding site-2 protease family protein, whose product MKWSLKVAQIAGIGIYIHWTFFLLLGWIALIHLNDPTGPLGVAESVGFVLAIFGCIVLHELGHALTAQRFRIKTRDITLLPIGGVARLEHMPKEPRKELLVAVAGPAVNFVIAGVLYGVAMSRGSIAPLSAMWATDAPFLDRLMWINLVLGLFNLLPGFPMDGGRVLRALLGFRMSFEQATDIAAQVGQMTAIMFAMIGFFSNWFLLFIALFVYMGAQAEAQMVHVRSMIRGVPVRDAMLRQFTVLSGNDTLGHAVDHILAGSQQGFPVTEDGQLLGILPRNDLLKSVALHGRDKHVDEIMRQQCETIEDDEPLDKTLERMQQGDCAMFPVVNEGQLVGVITADNIGEWLMTRAKQRDANR is encoded by the coding sequence ATGAAATGGTCCTTGAAAGTGGCGCAGATCGCCGGCATTGGGATTTATATCCACTGGACGTTTTTCCTGTTGCTGGGCTGGATTGCCTTGATTCACCTCAATGATCCAACCGGACCGCTGGGAGTCGCGGAAAGCGTCGGCTTCGTGCTGGCGATTTTCGGCTGTATCGTGTTACACGAGTTGGGGCACGCTCTGACAGCGCAACGATTTCGCATCAAGACGCGCGACATCACGCTGTTGCCGATTGGCGGCGTGGCGCGCCTGGAGCACATGCCCAAGGAACCTCGTAAAGAGTTGCTGGTGGCCGTGGCCGGTCCCGCAGTCAACTTTGTCATCGCAGGCGTTCTTTACGGCGTGGCGATGAGTCGCGGCAGTATTGCGCCGTTGAGTGCGATGTGGGCGACGGATGCACCCTTCTTGGACCGCTTGATGTGGATCAACCTGGTTTTGGGATTGTTCAACTTGTTGCCAGGATTCCCGATGGATGGCGGACGTGTGCTGCGGGCGCTGCTGGGCTTTCGTATGAGTTTCGAGCAGGCCACAGACATTGCCGCCCAAGTCGGCCAAATGACCGCGATCATGTTCGCCATGATCGGCTTTTTCTCAAACTGGTTTTTGCTGTTCATTGCCCTCTTCGTCTATATGGGCGCGCAGGCTGAGGCCCAGATGGTGCATGTCCGTTCGATGATCCGGGGCGTGCCGGTGCGTGATGCCATGCTGCGGCAGTTTACGGTGCTGTCGGGCAACGACACACTGGGGCATGCCGTCGACCACATCCTGGCGGGATCCCAGCAGGGCTTTCCGGTCACCGAGGACGGCCAATTGCTAGGAATCCTGCCACGCAACGATCTGTTGAAATCGGTCGCCTTGCACGGCCGCGACAAACACGTGGACGAGATCATGCGGCAGCAATGCGAAACGATCGAGGACGATGAGCCGTTGGACAAGACGCTCGAACGCATGCAGCAAGGCGACTGTGCGATGTTTCCCGTCGTAAACGAAGGCCAACTTGTCGGTGTCATCACCGCAGATAATATCGGCGAGTGGCTGATGACGCGAGCCAAACAACGGGATGCTAACAGGTAA
- a CDS encoding dodecin produces the protein MTDHVYKKIEITGTSTSSIEEAVQIAIARAAKTVQNMRWFEVVDTRGTIEDGSVLHWQVTVKIGFTLNE, from the coding sequence ATGACAGACCATGTCTACAAGAAAATCGAAATCACGGGCACATCAACTTCGTCCATCGAAGAAGCCGTTCAGATCGCCATCGCGCGAGCCGCTAAGACCGTGCAGAACATGAGGTGGTTCGAGGTTGTCGATACGCGGGGCACGATCGAAGATGGCAGCGTTTTGCACTGGCAGGTGACGGTCAAGATTGGGTTCACCCTGAACGAGTGA
- a CDS encoding phosphohexomutase domain-containing protein, whose amino-acid sequence MQSLSSITNAERIFGAYDIRGVVGQNLDSRNVRAIAGSFGNYLCPEESGRFLIGHDTRLSSPALAEAVSVGLREEGHQVVEIGLAPTPMVYWYGAAGEFDGSVVVTASHLHPEYNGLKLCERDAKPLSGVHGLPEIAAAIANPPSVSRRPISHVVEYRSPLALYVANLQQWLKPGRPLKVAVDAGNGAGSVDTQSVFSPLQPIQLWRLGLTLMECSQAALPIRSKKERWIG is encoded by the coding sequence ATGCAGTCACTGTCGTCAATAACGAACGCGGAACGGATCTTTGGGGCCTACGACATTCGCGGCGTAGTCGGTCAGAACCTGGACAGTCGTAATGTACGGGCGATCGCCGGCTCGTTCGGAAACTACTTGTGCCCGGAAGAGTCTGGACGTTTTCTGATCGGCCACGATACTCGTTTGAGTTCTCCGGCGCTGGCCGAGGCGGTGAGCGTCGGTCTCCGAGAGGAAGGCCACCAAGTCGTCGAGATCGGCCTGGCCCCGACGCCCATGGTTTATTGGTACGGGGCGGCCGGCGAGTTTGACGGTTCTGTCGTGGTGACGGCCAGCCATTTACACCCGGAATACAACGGTCTGAAGCTCTGCGAGCGAGATGCCAAACCTTTGAGTGGTGTCCATGGACTGCCAGAAATCGCGGCCGCCATAGCGAATCCACCCAGCGTGTCGAGGCGACCCATCAGCCACGTCGTCGAATACCGCTCGCCACTGGCCTTGTATGTTGCCAATCTCCAGCAATGGCTCAAGCCTGGGCGGCCCTTAAAGGTGGCCGTGGATGCGGGCAACGGAGCTGGTAGCGTCGACACGCAGAGCGTCTTTTCACCGCTGCAGCCAATCCAACTATGGCGACTTGGTCTGACCCTGATGGAATGTTCCCAAGCCGCTCTTCCAATCCGTTCGAAGAAGGAGCGTTGGATCGGCTAG
- a CDS encoding phosphohexomutase domain-containing protein, with the protein MDRLANIVTARNLDFGIAFDGDADRAVAVDERGEVVPPDLLGGLIAVRLLEDHPGATILYDLRASRALPELIRQAGGNPIRTRVGHAFIKLAMRKQQALFAAELSGHYYYSDLYFTDNGLRTLIELISLVSASDAPLSEMLARFQTYYTSGEINQQVPDRDRVLDGLEVAYHDGQIDHLDGLSVDYPDWWFNVRSSHTEPLLRINLGASRQDRLEKERKMLFSRIDRISDEVEKAAD; encoded by the coding sequence TTGGATCGGCTAGCGAACATCGTAACTGCACGCAACCTCGATTTCGGTATTGCATTTGACGGAGACGCCGACCGGGCTGTGGCAGTCGACGAACGTGGTGAGGTAGTTCCACCGGATCTGCTGGGTGGACTGATCGCTGTGCGTCTCCTCGAAGACCATCCTGGAGCGACCATTCTTTATGATCTTCGCGCTTCACGGGCCTTGCCGGAACTGATCAGGCAGGCGGGTGGAAACCCGATCCGTACTCGCGTGGGCCACGCATTCATCAAGCTGGCTATGCGCAAGCAACAGGCGCTCTTCGCGGCCGAACTCTCAGGTCATTACTACTATTCCGACCTGTACTTTACCGATAACGGTCTCCGCACGCTGATTGAGCTGATCAGCCTAGTGTCGGCCAGTGACGCGCCATTGTCCGAAATGCTGGCGCGCTTCCAGACGTATTACACGAGTGGCGAGATCAATCAACAGGTTCCCGATCGCGACCGAGTCCTTGACGGGCTTGAAGTTGCTTATCACGACGGGCAGATCGACCATCTCGACGGACTGTCCGTCGACTATCCCGATTGGTGGTTTAACGTTCGCAGTTCGCACACGGAGCCTCTGTTGCGGATCAACCTTGGCGCCAGCCGCCAAGATCGCCTGGAAAAAGAACGCAAGATGTTATTCTCACGAATTGACCGTATCAGCGACGAAGTCGAAAAAGCCGCTGACTAA
- the malQ gene encoding 4-alpha-glucanotransferase has product MTSTGQPQNEDAACPILAEFTDGTGHHHSVSQGTREALLEAMGGSACEEANTRLSGPLVIRRGTVSGLNGPGRLILEDVATVRVDKSLPPDLPLGYHRFEPTSGAAPRLAIICPRNCFVDESLHTWGWAIQLYSVRSQKSWGIGDLADLRHLARWARDTGAGLLSIGPLDAVAPVTPQQSSPYYPSSRRFRNPIYLRVELVPGAAEISDTLKRLAAKATLRNNEQRIDRNAVFRDKMAALQCVWSRGFDQSRFRAYCDEQSSSFEQFGAYCALAEVFHGDWRSWPAEFRRSDSAAVDRFAEKHRPRVQFHKWLQWLLDCQLEVAASELPLIHDLPVGFGPGGFDAWTWQDLLADGVSIGAPPDDFNPDGQDWGLPPLVPHKLQAANYQPFIETVRAALRHAAGLRIDHVMGLFRQYWIPGECDPAHGAYVRFPADDLMSILALESHRAGTWVLGEDLGTVPTGMREQLALRSALTYRLLWFDPNPPAQYPTRSVAAATTHDLPTVAGLWSGEDASELGSLGMDAAAAELGEVRVRFADLAGLRDDASIDEAIEAAYRLLGQAPSALLLATLEDALSVEQRPNLPGTADQRPNWSLALPATLDELTLLPLAQTIANMLTKDRRETRRVEM; this is encoded by the coding sequence ATGACATCGACAGGACAGCCTCAAAACGAAGACGCGGCGTGCCCAATCCTGGCCGAATTCACCGATGGAACGGGGCACCACCATTCCGTATCACAGGGCACGCGTGAGGCCTTGCTGGAGGCGATGGGTGGGTCGGCTTGCGAAGAAGCTAATACGAGGTTGTCTGGTCCGCTGGTCATTCGCCGCGGGACGGTGTCCGGATTGAACGGACCGGGGCGGTTGATTTTGGAAGATGTCGCGACCGTCCGTGTCGACAAGTCGCTGCCGCCTGATCTGCCGTTGGGCTACCACCGCTTCGAACCAACAAGTGGAGCTGCCCCACGGCTTGCCATCATATGCCCCAGGAACTGTTTTGTAGATGAATCGCTGCATACCTGGGGCTGGGCGATTCAGCTCTACTCTGTGCGGTCGCAAAAAAGCTGGGGAATCGGAGACCTCGCAGACTTGAGGCACTTGGCGCGCTGGGCACGTGACACTGGAGCCGGATTGTTGTCGATCGGACCGTTAGATGCCGTCGCACCGGTTACACCACAACAGTCCAGTCCATACTATCCGAGCAGCCGGCGCTTTCGAAATCCGATCTACCTTCGCGTGGAACTCGTGCCCGGCGCGGCCGAGATTAGCGACACACTGAAACGACTGGCTGCCAAAGCTACGCTGAGAAACAACGAGCAGCGGATCGATCGCAATGCGGTGTTTCGCGACAAGATGGCAGCTCTCCAATGCGTCTGGTCCCGGGGGTTCGACCAGTCGCGATTTAGGGCTTACTGCGACGAACAATCTTCGTCGTTCGAACAATTCGGCGCTTATTGCGCGCTGGCCGAAGTGTTCCATGGGGATTGGCGTTCCTGGCCAGCGGAATTTCGACGCTCCGACAGCGCGGCAGTCGATCGTTTTGCGGAAAAACATCGGCCGCGAGTTCAATTTCACAAGTGGCTTCAGTGGCTGCTTGACTGCCAGTTAGAGGTGGCAGCGTCCGAGCTACCTCTGATTCACGACTTGCCGGTCGGATTCGGCCCCGGAGGATTTGATGCCTGGACTTGGCAAGACCTGCTGGCCGACGGTGTTTCAATCGGAGCGCCGCCGGACGACTTCAATCCCGACGGCCAGGACTGGGGTTTGCCGCCGTTGGTGCCGCACAAGCTGCAAGCCGCCAATTACCAGCCTTTCATCGAGACCGTCCGGGCAGCGCTACGACACGCCGCAGGATTGCGAATCGATCATGTCATGGGCTTGTTTCGCCAGTACTGGATCCCTGGCGAGTGCGACCCGGCCCACGGAGCCTATGTCCGTTTTCCAGCCGATGACCTGATGTCCATTTTGGCGTTGGAAAGCCATCGTGCCGGCACATGGGTGTTGGGCGAAGACTTGGGAACCGTGCCAACGGGAATGCGCGAGCAACTCGCGTTGCGGTCTGCCCTTACGTATCGGCTATTGTGGTTCGACCCCAATCCGCCCGCGCAATATCCCACCCGCTCGGTGGCCGCGGCGACCACACACGACCTGCCAACGGTTGCCGGATTATGGAGCGGCGAAGACGCCAGTGAACTTGGTTCGCTGGGAATGGATGCCGCTGCGGCTGAATTGGGTGAGGTCCGTGTACGGTTTGCAGATTTAGCGGGCCTTCGCGACGACGCTTCGATTGATGAGGCGATCGAAGCTGCTTATCGCTTGCTTGGCCAAGCGCCATCGGCCCTGTTGTTGGCAACGCTGGAAGATGCACTGAGCGTCGAACAACGCCCCAACCTGCCCGGTACAGCGGATCAACGTCCCAATTGGTCATTGGCACTGCCTGCAACTCTTGATGAATTGACATTGTTACCTCTGGCCCAAACTATCGCCAACATGCTGACAAAAGACCGAAGAGAAACGAGGAGGGTCGAAATGTAA
- the gpmA gene encoding 2,3-diphosphoglycerate-dependent phosphoglycerate mutase: MHQLVLLRHGQSQWNLENRFTGWTDVDLSEQGADEARQAGRLLNEGGYEFDAVFTSVLKRAIRTLWIVLDQTDQMWLPVVRHWRLNERHYGALQGLNKADTAKKEGAEQVHLWRRSYKVRPPALAEDDPRFPAHDRRYAHLSPAEIPQTECLQDVLDRFLPYWRETIAPQVLQSKRILIVAHGNSLRALVKYLDDLSEEEIVAQNIPTGIPLVYRLDSQLTPIEKFYLGDPEAARKAAQGVANQTLLER, from the coding sequence ATGCACCAACTCGTGTTGCTACGCCACGGACAGAGTCAGTGGAATCTGGAGAATCGATTTACCGGCTGGACCGACGTGGATCTGAGCGAGCAGGGCGCCGATGAGGCACGCCAAGCAGGCCGTTTGCTAAATGAAGGAGGCTACGAATTTGACGCTGTATTCACGTCGGTCCTGAAGCGTGCGATTCGCACGCTGTGGATCGTGCTAGACCAAACCGACCAGATGTGGTTGCCGGTCGTCCGGCATTGGCGATTGAACGAACGGCACTACGGTGCACTGCAGGGATTGAATAAGGCGGACACGGCGAAAAAGGAAGGGGCGGAACAGGTCCACCTCTGGCGGCGTTCTTATAAAGTGCGGCCGCCGGCGTTGGCCGAAGACGACCCGCGCTTTCCCGCGCACGATCGCCGCTACGCCCATCTCTCGCCGGCGGAGATTCCACAGACCGAATGCCTGCAAGATGTGCTCGACCGGTTTCTGCCATATTGGCGCGAAACGATCGCACCGCAAGTTCTGCAAAGTAAGCGAATCTTGATCGTGGCACACGGCAACAGCCTCCGCGCCCTGGTTAAATACTTGGATGACCTGTCTGAAGAGGAAATTGTGGCGCAGAATATCCCCACGGGAATCCCTTTGGTGTACCGGCTGGATAGCCAATTGACGCCAATTGAAAAATTCTACCTGGGCGACCCGGAAGCAGCCCGAAAGGCCGCGCAAGGCGTCGCGAATCAAACCTTGCTCGAAAGGTAG
- a CDS encoding 1-phosphofructokinase family hexose kinase, whose translation MFPPVASIATLTLNPCLDVSYEFPGLVRDEKVRADHTRFDPGGNGINVGRALKQLGAPATNCCILAGEIGELVAQLVGDQLDNLVAARMPGETRINCTILETNPRAQYEVDGIGPTVSAEVLDEVTDRFLAANQAGFGVLTGSLPAGVPETVYGDLVERLRQQGTQAIVDTKGPMLASAIEHGPYLIKPNRHELERHCGRPLPKLEAVVEEARKLQRKGVTYVCVSLGGEGAVLVGPENAYHATAPQVQIRSTVGAGDSLVVGLVAAFAQGHDTAAALRLGIACGSGTAKHPGTSLFTRDDVERLEPEVELTPLNS comes from the coding sequence ATGTTCCCACCAGTTGCATCGATTGCCACGCTCACGCTTAATCCATGTTTGGACGTGAGTTACGAGTTTCCCGGTTTGGTGCGTGATGAGAAGGTGCGGGCCGACCACACCCGGTTCGATCCTGGTGGCAACGGGATTAACGTCGGCAGGGCACTGAAGCAACTGGGCGCGCCGGCAACCAACTGCTGTATTCTGGCTGGCGAGATTGGCGAGCTGGTCGCACAGCTCGTCGGAGACCAACTGGACAACCTCGTTGCAGCGCGGATGCCTGGTGAAACTCGAATCAACTGCACGATTCTGGAAACTAATCCGCGTGCTCAATACGAGGTCGATGGCATCGGCCCGACCGTATCGGCAGAGGTCCTTGACGAAGTAACCGACAGGTTCTTGGCCGCCAACCAGGCAGGGTTTGGCGTTCTGACTGGATCGCTCCCGGCCGGAGTGCCGGAAACCGTGTACGGCGATCTCGTCGAAAGGCTGCGCCAACAGGGTACTCAAGCGATTGTGGACACGAAGGGGCCGATGCTTGCCAGTGCGATCGAACATGGTCCTTACCTGATCAAACCGAATCGGCATGAGTTGGAACGACATTGTGGCCGCCCACTGCCGAAGCTCGAAGCCGTGGTTGAGGAAGCTCGCAAATTGCAGCGCAAGGGTGTGACATATGTCTGCGTTTCGTTGGGCGGCGAAGGGGCCGTCCTAGTGGGCCCGGAAAATGCATATCATGCGACTGCGCCGCAAGTCCAAATTCGCTCGACGGTCGGAGCCGGGGATTCGCTGGTCGTCGGGCTGGTGGCCGCATTCGCGCAGGGGCACGACACCGCCGCCGCGCTACGTTTAGGCATCGCCTGCGGCAGCGGCACGGCGAAACACCCGGGCACGAGCCTGTTCACTCGGGATGACGTCGAGCGACTGGAGCCCGAGGTAGAATTGACACCGCTAAATTCTTAG
- a CDS encoding beta/alpha barrel domain-containing protein has product MKNELEVNIPLDVAPSARETYVDNYRTLTSDVGRVMLMAGDQKVEHLNDDFVGPDISPEDADPEHLFQVAAKARIGAFATHLGLIARYGADYSSIPYLVKLNGKTNLMKTDQRDPASRQWHTLEQLARIRNESGLKIVGVGFTIYPGSQFEHEMLTEATRLIFEAHQMGLVTILWAYPRGKAVKNELDPHLIAGITGLAGSLGTDFVKVNYPHVEDGKPAERFKEAVLAAGRTKVICAGGKGTKAKKFLARLHDQIHIRGAIGNATGRNIHQLPLDEAVRFCNAIYAVSVENKSIEQALAIYRENKG; this is encoded by the coding sequence ATGAAAAACGAACTAGAAGTGAATATACCGCTGGATGTCGCGCCCTCGGCGCGAGAGACCTACGTAGATAACTACCGCACATTGACCAGCGACGTCGGACGCGTGATGCTGATGGCAGGCGATCAAAAGGTCGAGCATCTGAACGACGACTTCGTTGGGCCGGACATCTCGCCCGAAGACGCCGACCCGGAGCATCTGTTCCAGGTCGCCGCCAAAGCTCGCATCGGCGCGTTTGCAACGCACCTGGGGCTGATCGCACGCTACGGTGCCGACTATTCCAGCATCCCTTATCTGGTCAAGCTGAACGGCAAGACCAATCTCATGAAAACCGATCAACGCGATCCTGCCAGCCGCCAATGGCACACATTGGAACAACTGGCTCGCATTCGAAATGAGTCAGGTCTCAAGATTGTTGGAGTCGGCTTCACGATCTATCCCGGCAGCCAATTCGAGCACGAAATGCTGACCGAGGCGACGCGGCTGATCTTCGAGGCGCATCAAATGGGACTCGTCACGATCCTGTGGGCGTACCCTCGCGGGAAAGCGGTCAAGAATGAGTTGGACCCGCATTTGATCGCCGGCATTACTGGGTTGGCTGGCAGTTTGGGCACGGATTTTGTCAAAGTAAATTACCCACACGTGGAGGATGGTAAACCGGCAGAGCGTTTCAAAGAAGCGGTCCTGGCGGCGGGACGGACCAAAGTAATCTGTGCCGGCGGCAAGGGGACCAAAGCCAAAAAGTTTCTGGCGCGCCTGCACGACCAAATCCACATCAGAGGCGCCATCGGAAATGCAACCGGACGCAACATCCACCAACTTCCCCTGGACGAGGCTGTCCGTTTCTGCAACGCCATCTATGCCGTTTCCGTCGAGAACAAAAGTATCGAACAAGCGCTGGCGATTTATCGTGAGAACAAAGGTTGA
- the gap gene encoding type I glyceraldehyde-3-phosphate dehydrogenase, with product MKRVAINGLGRIGRMVLRHFMEVQPKDVEFVAANDLVPSDNLAYLIKYDSVHGRAPYPVESTPDSLRLGEHLIKVSAERDPAQLPWKELGVDVVIESTGLFTKRDLAVKHISAGARRVLISAPAKDADFTLILGVNDQGFDPAQQQVISAGSCTTNSLVPPLKVLIDNFGIERALVTTIHAYTATQALVDRAAKKKIRGRTAATSLIPTTTGSDVATALVLPELDGRIRALAVRVPIPDGALTDICVDLKQSVTEKEVNASFAKAATEEPLRGILGYTEEELVSADIIGDPRSGIVHGLSTIVVQGSMVKVQVWYDNEYGYSRRLLDIVERLSL from the coding sequence ATGAAAAGAGTAGCCATCAACGGATTAGGACGTATTGGGCGAATGGTGTTGCGACATTTCATGGAGGTGCAACCCAAAGACGTGGAATTCGTCGCGGCTAATGACCTTGTGCCTTCCGACAATCTGGCTTACCTGATCAAGTACGATTCCGTGCATGGGCGCGCACCCTACCCAGTGGAATCCACACCGGATTCTCTGCGGTTGGGAGAGCACCTGATCAAAGTTTCCGCTGAACGGGACCCGGCGCAGCTTCCCTGGAAGGAGCTGGGGGTGGACGTAGTGATTGAGAGTACTGGCTTGTTCACCAAACGGGACCTGGCCGTTAAACACATTTCTGCCGGAGCGCGGCGCGTGCTGATCAGCGCGCCTGCCAAAGATGCCGATTTTACGTTAATTCTTGGGGTCAACGATCAGGGTTTCGATCCGGCACAACAACAAGTCATCTCCGCTGGCTCTTGTACCACCAACTCCCTCGTGCCGCCACTCAAGGTGCTCATCGATAACTTTGGAATTGAGCGGGCCCTTGTCACGACCATCCATGCTTATACCGCCACCCAGGCTCTGGTTGACCGAGCGGCCAAGAAGAAAATTCGTGGACGAACCGCCGCGACCTCGCTCATCCCCACCACGACCGGGTCCGACGTGGCAACTGCGCTGGTTCTGCCGGAACTCGACGGCCGGATTCGTGCATTGGCCGTGCGTGTCCCCATTCCGGACGGCGCGCTGACCGATATTTGCGTAGACCTCAAGCAGTCCGTCACCGAGAAAGAAGTAAACGCCTCCTTCGCCAAAGCTGCCACGGAAGAGCCGTTACGTGGCATCCTGGGTTACACCGAGGAGGAATTGGTTTCCGCCGATATCATCGGTGATCCTCGCTCCGGCATCGTCCATGGTCTTTCCACCATCGTCGTACAGGGCAGCATGGTCAAGGTACAGGTTTGGTATGACAACGAATACGGTTACTCGCGCCGCTTGCTCGATATTGTCGAGCGATTGTCGCTGTAA